The following is a genomic window from Rutidosis leptorrhynchoides isolate AG116_Rl617_1_P2 chromosome 8, CSIRO_AGI_Rlap_v1, whole genome shotgun sequence.
ATGGATGAAGAATAAGGAGATTGATGAATATGTATCGCCGCTTTTCTTTGTAAAACCCTAGAAATTTATAAGTGAAACTAGGGAGGGGATTTTATGTGTGTTTTTTGGTCTTTCACATAATTAGTCCCTACGCAATATTCATTGTTAATATAGCACCAatattttgaaatatatatatttaaagattTCTCGCCCTCCCGATTAGGGCTGACATTCTTGTAAGAGGTATCAGGTTCGAATTTTATGGTGACCAGAGAAGAGTTGAAAACAGGCAGAGAGTAATTCCAATTAGATGCGGACTAGTAGAGTACGAGGTTGACATCATCGTTCTCTCGTATAACCCGAACAATGAAAACTGTAGAACTTTTTCATATTAAAAGATTTCAAATATCAACTCTTTTAGATCATGTCTAACTGGTTAAActtaatgataagtaaatatgtaaAACCGTTTAAAGTAAATTTGATCGTATAAATAATACTCtagaaaataaatataaatataatagctTAATATAAAGAAGAAAGGAAAAACCCGGTTCAATCCAAGGTTTCTTTTATCCGTCGTAGTTCTTGTTTATGTTCATTTTTAATTTGATTCTCAATTCAAACAGGCCAATAGTCTTGTCTAaggtttccttctcttgctcggtGTTTCATTTCTCCAAGGTTCGGATGCGTTGGGATCACAAGTTTGTGTTTCATTGGCACGAGGCCTTATTTATTGTCTTCGGAACCAGATGTTTGCCCTTATTTGTGTCTAGGGCATTCGGTGGTTTGACGTTTGGAGTGTTGTTGCTTTTGGCTTAAGACGCAGATTCATCAGAATGTCATAAGTTCTCGCCATCATCTAATTTACGGCGTTCAATTTTCTTGTATTTTGATTGGTTCAAGATGAGTAAAGACGTGGGAGTTTTGATGTCTCAATACATCATGTTGTCTTTGTTCAATGTTGCTAgggtttgttttaatttgttagttCAGTTCAAGTAGATTGTAGGATCTACTGAATCTGTTAGAATCTATACCAAATGTAACTCTTTTAGATCTTTAGATCtactttattaaaaattttgtatttTTGTCAAAATAAAAGATCAAGTTCTGATTGTTAAACCTTAATTAGATATACGAATAATTTTCTTTGATATAAGCAAAAGAACTAGAATGCACGAGCGGATTTAGGAAACGTAGTCACGGATGTCACTagttaaaagttaaaaaaaatgcACATTATCCAATGGTTTCACTTTAATAAATTTACACTATCTAATGGTATCACTAGTCAAAAGCTCACAAAAATTTCACTACATCGCATATATCACGTGTAGCTCGTGCTACTACTCAACACATAATAGATCGGGCCTAGCTAGAATGCACAAAATAGACAtcaatgttgaatcttaaaatctTGATATACTTTTTGCATGATGGACTTGATAGGATCGATTAGAACCTAACGTTTGGTAGAATCAGTTAGTTGTAAGCGAGTTTAAGACGAATATGCGAGTCAAGATGCTAATTGTTCTTGATCGAATACCGACTAGACTTAATCTTACACACCGAGGCTTCAATATTGACACTATTATATCGTAGTGTTGGTGATGAGTTTCGTGATCACATCCTTTTGCCTTGTAACACATCTCAAAAAGTGTTGGTGATGTAGTGTTCGGAATTTGTATGGAATTTTTTTTCTTCGAAAAggctataatataaataaatagatCCGATGATCGACAAGGTAAAAACCGATACAACAAAGCCTAGTCAACACAACAAcaaacaagattacaaactaacaAGCTAAACCTAAAACACAACCTAACCACCAACAGAATTGACAACTGTTAATAGAGCTAGCAACCAAACGACAAAGGCTACTTCTAAAAACCTATATACCTACCAGACCAAAACCATTCCCGATGAAACACAACAGGTCGTCGGGAGAACACCAAAAAAGGCCATATTCGCCACAAATCAGAACCCTACATTGAATATCTATTGTAGTGATTTTGGTAGACTCTTTATGGCCTTCACATAGTACCATTGAAGTGGGTTAATTCTTCGTGCCATTATTAGAATTGTTTATATGTCATTATTTGCTCTACTATTTGGTGGCTTCGGGAATTCCATAATGACACTTTATTCGCTTCCAGTACAATTAGTAAATTCCTTCTCTTAATTGAAAGCAAGAGGAAGTATTGTCCATAGTTTTTCTATTTGGCTAGACCACACCATGTAATTACATAGCTTCTAGCTagtttctctaataaaattgttgtTCTTAATAAAACTTTACGAAAAATACTATTGTAATCAGAAAGATATGACGAAGAATAAGTTAGCTTTACATATAATTCACTTATACACACTAGAGATCATACAAAAAGATTTCTAATGACATTTTTATAGTCTGCTCCTTTCATTGTTTGAAAGGTCAAAAGTGAAGAAACCAACTTTACATCCATCAAGATTTATTGATAATAAAAAAGCTTACACAACCTTCCATGAGTCATGTTCTTGACTAATGGATTATGGTATCTGACCATTCACCTCTATACAAAAGAGAGAGAAAAATATCACATATCTTAATCATCTAAAATGGAAGAGAGTAATGAGAGTCAATTCTTAAACAATCTAGGTGTTCCATGCTTAATAGGCATATGATAGGTTATCCCATCCGATTCAAATATTCAATCTTGGTTATTGACCGGTTTTGGGGCTTAGCATACATTCGGTGGTGAACCGTTCTCATAGACTGAATCGACCAGATCACTTTCAAAGAAAGCCTCGTGAAGGGCCTTAACACATTTTTCTGATTCGCTGTCATTAACAATCAGTGATATATTCACCTGCACCAGTCAAGAGTCATAAACACTCAATTTTCATGCCTCTCAATACTTGCAAGCAATtgtaattattataattgtaattattgtTCAAAATCATCATAAGAAGGGTTGAATACCTTAGACGCTCCTTGAGATATCATCTGAACATTGACCCTGTTTGTATGAAGAACATGAAATACCTGCAGTACACACATATAGAATACAAGAAAAATCATATACGAAGTATATATATAAGGCGTGCCTTGAAAGGAAGTCAAAGTAATAGGTAGTCAGCTGTAATGTGGCAAGATGGGCGAGTCTGCTGGGTAGGGTTATGGGTAACAAGTCGAAACGCATATTAGTTGAAATGGGACAATTTTGGGTTGATTCCTAATCAATTCTTTGTCCAtttgtttttaataaaaaaatcAATTATTAGATGCAATGATAGAATGATTAAAGAGGTTGTATACATTAAAATAGAATTTCCTTTAATTGAATCTGCTTGCATTTCAGCTAAAGGAAAATAATCATTTGACCCGTTTGAGACATAACACAACAGAAATCAACCCAAATGAAATATGGGTAATATTCCTTTTGTCAGCCTGCACACTTAATTATTTTTGAACCGTAACAAGTTGGCCTTTGCCTCAACAACACAAGTCTTCTCAACAGTCAAAACAGATGGGAAAATAATACCTTCTCCAATATAAGGGAGGACCTCTGAACATTCCCAATCAGTGAAATAATCGATCGGTGTTGTAGAAGATTCACTTTAGCAATTTTTTCAAGTTCAAACACAACATTATCAAGTTCCTGCTTCCAGAACAACACAACCAATATAACTTGTTACTTGTTGTGAATTATGATGAGTAAAAAACATACTATACATGGCTTAGTGTACATTTGATGATAGAGTTTTACTATATTAAGAACCCCAACAACCTTTAAAGGTCCCAATTACAAGTAAAAATAGAGTACCATCTAATTATTAGTAACTATCAAAATAGAAATCAAAATCGAAGACATAAATAACTAAAAAAACTGGTTCTTGACTTTCAAAATTTGTGCAAGAATTGCTTGAGCAATGGCAAAATTATTTGCTAACAAATAATAATCTGTGATGGGTAAACAAATTGATTTTCACTGGTCAGATTACGGTATTGATGATCAATTAAGAATGGAATCATATACTTGCCTGCTGAATCAACTCCCTGCTCCAAAGCTTTGAGGGATCCAATGTTAAGGAAATGCTAACTTCACTTGTAGCAACAACATCCACTGAAATACCCAAATCTTCAAAAGTTGCAAACACCTAAATCATGTCAAATGTCCAATAAAAAGTACACCCGCCGGCTACAATGAGAGAAAGAGTAGTGGTGGCAACATGGGTAGGTCGGTACAATACACACACTAATAGTGATACTAATTAGAATTCCTAACCTATCAAATACACAACACACCATTCATTATCACACATACATCTTTTTGGTATCATTATCGTAACTGGTAAACATACCTACATAAAACAAATGCTATTTATGCATACACAAAATGACATAAGCTTATTCACATTCAGTCACAATACGGACTCTAATAGTGTTCCTCATTAGAGTTCCTAATTGattgttataattaaataaatcTATAGTTATTAATCGAATTCTAGTTTAAAATATCAAATAAAAGACACAGTTATACTCCATTAATTATGACATTCCTATTACCTTCATAAAATAGTTAAACGATTCATTATCGCAACCTCCCATCGGCTGCAAATTCATCAGATTCTCCAACTCAGCTTTGATTTTAAGTACAAATAGAACCATCTTTTCAGTACAACCGTGAGTCGGGGTTTTGACGAAAATGAATTGAAAGTAGTGAATGAAACGAGAGAAATATAGTTTATAACTTCAAATCATTTTCAGTTCATATACAAACTGTATTTTCTCTCGTTTCCTTCACAACTTTCAATTCATTTGCTTCAAAACTCTAATTCACAATTGTATTGAAAAGATGATTCGCTTTGTACATAAAACCAAAGCTAAGTTAGAGAACCTAACTAATCTACAGCCAATAAGAGATTGTGATAATGAATCTTTTCATGAAAGTAAGTAGAATGTCATAATTAACGAAGTATAACTGgggtttgtatgtgatatattaaatTAGAGTTCGATTAATAACGGAAGATTTACCTAATTATAAGAATCAATTAGGAACTCTAAGAAGGAACACTATTAGAGTCCGTATTATGACTGAATGTGAATAAGCTTATGTCATTTTGTGTATGCATAAATAACACTTCTTTTATGTAGGTATTGTTTACGACTttcaacaataatactaaataGATGTTTGTATGTGCGATGATAAATGGTGTGTTGTGTATTTGATAGGTTAGGAATTCTAATCAGTAACACTATTAGTGTCGTAATTGATAAGTTCGGTACCGGGAACTGGCCGAGACAACCAATAAGCAGTAAACACTTTTTATGTTTATGTGGATATTATGAAGAACAAAtgctttgattaataataataaagctaGAATACTACTATACTTATCTGAAATTTTGATCAAGCAATATAGAAGGATTCATGCACTTGAACACGTTGCGGATGACTTTAAACCCATTACCTCTTTAGTTATGGCCTTTAGCTTAAGCCATTTTAACCCGTTAGAGATTAAACATGCCCCAAATCAACttatttatatacagatgagtccaAATTGCAACATCTGATGGATAAAGGTGTTGACTTTTTACCTTGGCCAGGAATCCAAATTGCCCAAGCATGCGAGTGCTAACAATGTCCAACATGGTTACATTACGTTTCAATACAATGCTCGTCAGTATTGCCTGAAATTTAGGTTGGCAGGCAATAAAGCGTTCATAAGTTTATTAGTACCTTTTAGGTTATTACTAGCACCTTACTACTAACCTTTGACATATCTCTTGATTTAGTGATCAGGGTACCTGGAGCATTACGATTGTAAGAATTTTTTACCCTAACTGGAATATCACCTTCTCTTGCAGGCCTCATAGACTGTGGATGCAACACCTACAAAaacacaaaaataaaaaaataaaaactgaacgGACAGAGTAAGTGTTTGAGGATACTTTTTCATATTCTATAACTTGTTATACTGAAAGAAATATGCATATACTTATGCCCTACAAATGCACATACAAACAATAGTAAAAACCTGAGCACCAAAGTATGCAAGTTCAGCAGCCTCATCAAATGTTAAATATGGGACAGGTTCTGCGCCTTGATAAACGTTAGGGTCACATGTTAAAACCCCATCGACGTCTTTCCAAACCTGTACCAAAACAGTCAAAGAATGTATTATATGAACTTCAACAGAGAGTTCCCATTATAGCTTTTAGCCTTTTAGGCAACAATTATGAAACGGTGTGACATAATGAATAGGTGTcaccatattttttttataatatcatAATTTTTATGAGAACGAATATCAAATAAATGTTgcatttaatttttatattttcacCAACCTGAATCTCTCGCAAACCCAATCCTTTACCGATGGTTGTAGCAGTCAAATCGCTACCACCTCTGCCTAATGTAGTCACTGCACACGTTCTCCAACCCTATAAATCAATATGTAGACTCAAATAAACATTTCCCAAAATATGTTAATTATTCATGTGATGGAACGTTTTATTTGTTTAAGAAATTATAGAGGACACAAAAGATAAATAAACCTTTCCGAGGAAGCCAGTAACAATAGGGATTGCAGGATCACTATTCCAGTCGCCATTAAGTCTATTTGCAACAGCTGGATAAGTTGCCTCCAAAATATCCGCATAAGTAAAATCATCTGTTGTTATAAAACCAATATCAAATGCATCGTACTGCAAAAGGAAACAGAAGAAAAACCAATGTGTCATCAAATCATATTGCATGAAATAACAGTGAACATGTTTCATGAGTAACTTTATATCTTTTAAGAAGTTGTCACTAATAGTCTTATATTGACCCATGTAGCAACACTAAATGATGCATTACCAGTACTAAAAAATTTAAACATTAAAGTAAGTAATCGAGAAATAGCATACTTGTCGAGCTTTGACACCAATTTTATTCAAGTACGATGCAAATATTCTTGTTGACATGCACTCTCCAAATGATACTAAATAGTCTCTTGCACGTGGAGTCAACTCTTTCAATACTTCTATCCCATTCAGAAGGCgttccaaattttctaagtgttctGCAAAATATTTCCCACAAGATATGAAACATCATTTCCAAAATAGCATTAATGACCCCATTATCATGTAATCTCAAAAGGATTGACCtttgagcaaaaaaaaaaaaaaaaaaaaaaacattttaattGCATGCTTCCAAGCTCAAAATTTATTTTAAATAACAATCAAAAGCAATTGGAAGTATACCTTTAATAACAGATCTGTCTAATCCAAGCTCATCAACTGTCCTGAGTATACACACAGATTCCCATTCAGCATAAGCTAATGTCTATAATCTTTGTAATTAAAACTCAACAACCTTTAATATGTTATTCACTGTTCATAATAAAAAAATAGAATAAAAAACCTCAATGACCAATATTTTCATTTCACCTGTTGTGCAGTTCTTTCACAAAACTCAACTCTTCGATTTCAGACACGTTACAATCACAGCTTGCAGCCTTTTCTCCAGCCTGAACAATAAAACACAGCTTTAATTATAAACCTTCTTTAGCAAACGGCTAAAAATAGTAAGTTTCAATATATGATTGGTTGCACAAACCAATATAAGCTTGTTGGTAGTTTTGCCCATAGCAGACAGAACAATAACAGGATTTTCTTCTGGAAAACTAAGAATCAGCTCGGCTACTTCTTTCATCCTATCAGCCGAAGCTACCGATGATCCACCAAACTTCATCACGCACGATAATTCATTACTTGATCCTTTTAAACCTTGAACCCTAGGCTCACTTTGTACAAAAACATCGTTCTGTCTCCCATCACAAACAACCCTAAGACCTCTTCCCCTTTTTGGAACTCGAGCCGTCAACGGTTCGCACATAAACGAATCAAAACTAATTCGTGCAACAGAGCACAAAGATCTGGAGTGCAACGCTCTCTTTGGAAAACAATGAGATGTTTTGATTCCACTCAAATGTGTGGTTGTTGCCATTGAAACAGCTAAACTGAATATGGAGTTATCTAATTTGTTCAGATCTCCTTGCTACAAACAAAATTAACGAAATACGGAGTAagtgataacaatcttaatttattAAAATGTAATTGAAATTCTGAAAGACCTACAAGTACCACAATATATAAATTTCAATTAATGTATGTGGTAAACCCGAATCTAACAACAAACTTCCAGAATTTGTTACTAATTTGAACACAAATTAAAGAGAAAAATACACGTGTAAACAATGCACCGAAATGCAGCTATGATTCATAACGATTAGTGTAGCATAATAGCACACGAATCATGATTAAATTATTCATATGAGATTTGCATATGATTATTCAGTGTCTATTTATCAGTCATCTACACATCTATACATTATACATTATATAAGCTAAATTAAAAGCAAAAAAATACAAgaaataacaaaaaaaataataaacgaTTAAATAATTAAAAGACGTACCGAAGTAAAAGTTAGGGTTTAGGCAACGGCCTGAGGAAAGTACAATATGAATTGTCGCGGGGGAGCTGAGGAATGAAAAAATGGGCCTCCTGAAATTGAAGTTATTTCGCCCGGAAGAAAAAAAAAAGGCGAGGGTGAAATAGCTTCAACAAAATGTCATTTTCGTTTCATTTAGTGACCGATGACCCAATAAACGCACTCATTGTAATGGTGATAGATtgaattatttatattatcatggtgGCTCTGTTGTAAATCTCGTTGTTTGAGATCTCGTTTTTGAAATCCGGAGTGATACGTACACAActcatttttgttatgtacacaatcaTCATGCAatacaacactgtaaaacataatggttgtgtacataacaaaaataaGTTGTGTATATATCATCAGCCAAATACAATCGAGACGAGACGTTCATTTCGTGAAATTTTTTGTTCAACGGGTCAAACATGGTCAAACACACGATTTTTCGGATTTTTTTCGCTCATTTTATTAATATTCTCGTAATCGCTCAATTTTTTAATTTTCTtctaaaatctcgtaaaaatgtatatagatatacatatatttatttatttatttatgtatatttatattaacaactaaaaagtcaacgtaagtcaaaagTCAATGTTCCAGATTTACCTGAGATGCCGAAATCTCCCAATAAATGTTCAAACAAGATCTCCCCaacatccgagttctccaacctttctTGACGGATAGGACGGGTTAATTGATCCAGACGTGGTAGATGTGTTGATAAATGAGGAGTAATTGTGTAACGTGTTGGGATAGAGTGAGTTAATtttaatttctttttcattttttagtataattaattaatttatttgtttTTTCAAATTAAATTTATGTAAATGTAAATAGTAAAACAAGCGGGTTTTGACTAAAAGCGGTAAAATCAAGTGGTGGGCGACATGGGGTTGAAGACGATGATCTGGGAGTAGTCGTTTCGTTACTCAAATAATTCTTATAGCACGATCACTCGTTTGGGTTTGTCGTTTTTTAAAGAAAAGTCGTTTAAAATTGTTGGTCAATGTAAAGAAGTTGTATAAAATTGTTAGTGAATTATAAATGAATGGTGTGTTGTTTATATAGTTGAAAAAGTGGTTTaaatttattgttattaattatactccctccgtcccagattaattgtccccagacaaaaaatacacagtttaagaaatgtcattatcactctgtactttttctgtacttttttcttacttta
Proteins encoded in this region:
- the LOC139862986 gene encoding aspartokinase 2, chloroplastic-like, with the translated sequence MATTTHLSGIKTSHCFPKRALHSRSLCSVARISFDSFMCEPLTARVPKRGRGLRVVCDGRQNDVFVQSEPRVQGLKGSSNELSCVMKFGGSSVASADRMKEVAELILSFPEENPVIVLSAMGKTTNKLILAGEKAASCDCNVSEIEELSFVKELHNRTVDELGLDRSVIKEHLENLERLLNGIEVLKELTPRARDYLVSFGECMSTRIFASYLNKIGVKARQYDAFDIGFITTDDFTYADILEATYPAVANRLNGDWNSDPAIPIVTGFLGKGWRTCAVTTLGRGGSDLTATTIGKGLGLREIQVWKDVDGVLTCDPNVYQGAEPVPYLTFDEAAELAYFGAQVLHPQSMRPAREGDIPVRVKNSYNRNAPGTLITKSRDMSKAILTSIVLKRNVTMLDIVSTRMLGQFGFLAKVFATFEDLGISVDVVATSEVSISLTLDPSKLWSRELIQQELDNVVFELEKIAKVNLLQHRSIISLIGNVQRSSLILEKVFHVLHTNRVNVQMISQGASKVNISLIVNDSESEKCVKALHEAFFESDLVDSVYENGSPPNVC